GCGCCTGCCGAAGGAGCGACAAGACAATCACGATGCGTGTAAAGCCTGTCATCAACAGCAGCACGGCAGGCAAAAAGGAAAGCGCCGTGAAAAACAGCAGCGTCTGGATGGGCACCGAATAGCTATTGCCGCCAGCGCCTGCCCCCACCAGGATCGGCAAAGTACTCCCTGCCGTCTGGGCTATGGCGGGCGACTGCACCAGTGCCAGCACCAGCCCTGTAGCAACCCCGGCCAATGCCAGCAAAGGCCGCAACCAGCGCGCCCACGCGAAACGGCTGCGCGCTGAACTACGCATCTGTTTCTTTCAATGCCGAAGCCTGGGCGATTTCCTGCGCAAAAGAGACTTGTCGCTCTGTTGTCGGGAGGGGGACCGGGGAGGCCGGAATGGTATGCAAACAACTCACATGCTGTGCCGTCACCCCTAAAACCAGCAGTGTTCTGGCGTGTTCAGGCCCAACCTCCACTGTCACCAACCGCTGCTGAGGGCCTATGGCCACTGCAGAGAGCACCCTGGACGCAGCCGCAGCACCAGAGACGCCCGAGGCACCCTTTCGTTGTTGCACCCAACGCACCAACCATGGCAAGCACGCCATGCCTGCAATGAACAGGACAACCACCGACAAGGTCTGGGTCATACCGGGACTATCCACGACTCACGCGCCGCAGACGCTCTGAGGGCGTCACCACATCGGTGAGACGGATACCGAACTTATCGTTCACGACCACCACTTCGCCTTGGGCAATCAAGTAGCCATTCACCAGCACATCCATTGGCTCACCCGCCAAAGCATCCAGTTCTACCACTGACCCCTGAGCCAATTGCAGGATGTACTTGATCGGAACTTTGGTGCGACCCAACTCCACCGACAGCTGAACAGGAATGTCCAACACCATGTTGATGTCATTGACCGTTCCATCACTGCCACCCGAGAAAGGCCGCACGGGCTCTCCAGACAGAGGCCCCCCCTGCTCCGCATCGGCAGGTTTGTCGTCACGCTTTTGTTCTTCCAGTGCTTCAGCCCAGCCAGCAAATGGATCATCTGCAGCGTCTTTGTTGTTTTCTTCAGTTGACATCTTTTTCTCCAAGCCAGCTCATGTCTGCACTGCGCAAGCACTCTTCAATGCGAATAGCGTATTTAGAATTGTGCGTTCCGTACTGGCATTCAAAAATGGGAACCCCACCAATAGACGCCTTGATGCGCGGCTCACGGTCCAGTTCAATAAAGTCACCCGGCTTCATCGCCAGCAATTGCTCCACAGTGGCATCGGCTTTGGCAAGTTCGGCCACCAGCGTCACTTCAGCGGCCTGGATCTCACGGGTCAAAACACGGACCCAGCGGCGGTCTACCTCAATGGAGTCGCCTTGGGTCGATGAATACAAAACATCACGGATAGGCTCCAACGTGGCATAGGGCATACACACATGGATCGCACCGGACAGGTCCCCAATTTCCAACTGGAACGCCGTAGACACCACGATTTCGCTCGGGGTCGCAATATTGGCAAACTGGGGCTGCATTTCTGAACGCTGATACTCCAGTTCCAGCGGGTAAATACCGTGCCATGCTTTTTTGTATTCCGCACAGATCACGTCCACCAAACGATTGATCACCCTTTGTTCCGTGGGCGAGAAATCCCGCCCCTCGATGCGGGTCTGGAATTTCCCCACCCCGCCGTACAAGGTATCGATGATGCCGAACACCAGCGAAGGCTCACACACAATCAAACCGCTGCCGCGCAACGGCCGAATGGCCACAATATTGAAGTTCGTGGGTACAGCCAGTTCGCGCAAGAACGCGCTGTAGCGCTGCACAGAGACAGTACCCACCGAAATCTCTGGGCTGCGGCGAATAAAGTTGAAGAGCCCAATACGGAAATTGCGAGCAAACCGTTCGTTGACGATTTCCATCGTCGGCATGCGGCCACGTACGATGCGCTCTTGGCTCGAGATGTCGTAGTTACGGACCGAGCCAGCCTCGGCGACTTCCTCTACCGACTTCTGGCTCTCGCCCGTGACTCCCTCAAGAAGTGCATCAACTTCTTCTTGTGACAGGAACGAATCACTCATAGATGACCCCTTTGCGCGTCACTGAATGATGAAGCTCGAAAAGAGTACCCGTTTCACTGGG
This Acidovorax sp. 106 DNA region includes the following protein-coding sequences:
- a CDS encoding flagellar biosynthetic protein FliO; this encodes MTQTLSVVVLFIAGMACLPWLVRWVQQRKGASGVSGAAAASRVLSAVAIGPQQRLVTVEVGPEHARTLLVLGVTAQHVSCLHTIPASPVPLPTTERQVSFAQEIAQASALKETDA
- the fliN gene encoding flagellar motor switch protein FliN, which codes for MSTEENNKDAADDPFAGWAEALEEQKRDDKPADAEQGGPLSGEPVRPFSGGSDGTVNDINMVLDIPVQLSVELGRTKVPIKYILQLAQGSVVELDALAGEPMDVLVNGYLIAQGEVVVVNDKFGIRLTDVVTPSERLRRVSRG
- the fliM gene encoding flagellar motor switch protein FliM — protein: MSDSFLSQEEVDALLEGVTGESQKSVEEVAEAGSVRNYDISSQERIVRGRMPTMEIVNERFARNFRIGLFNFIRRSPEISVGTVSVQRYSAFLRELAVPTNFNIVAIRPLRGSGLIVCEPSLVFGIIDTLYGGVGKFQTRIEGRDFSPTEQRVINRLVDVICAEYKKAWHGIYPLELEYQRSEMQPQFANIATPSEIVVSTAFQLEIGDLSGAIHVCMPYATLEPIRDVLYSSTQGDSIEVDRRWVRVLTREIQAAEVTLVAELAKADATVEQLLAMKPGDFIELDREPRIKASIGGVPIFECQYGTHNSKYAIRIEECLRSADMSWLGEKDVN